The following are encoded in a window of Massilia sp. R2A-15 genomic DNA:
- a CDS encoding bifunctional 2-polyprenyl-6-hydroxyphenol methylase/3-demethylubiquinol 3-O-methyltransferase UbiG, translated as MTDDLDDISRRTLDHYERHAQQFFDGTIDHDVSQNIDALLKAIEAPPPFTILDFGCGPGRDLKTFSALGHRAIGLDGASHFVEMARAYSGCEVWQQDFLHLDLPPAMFDGIFANAALFHVPSVVLPKVLGELYASLKPGGVLFSSNPRGHNEEGWNGPRYGSYYDFDTWQHHLTAAGFSHVHHYYRPAGLPREQQPWLASVWRKPVS; from the coding sequence ATGACCGACGACCTCGACGACATCTCGCGCCGCACCCTCGACCACTACGAGCGCCATGCGCAGCAGTTTTTCGACGGCACCATCGACCACGACGTGTCGCAGAACATCGACGCGCTGTTGAAAGCCATCGAAGCGCCGCCGCCATTCACCATCCTCGATTTCGGCTGCGGTCCGGGCCGCGACCTGAAGACATTCAGCGCGCTCGGCCACCGCGCCATCGGCCTGGACGGCGCCTCCCACTTCGTCGAGATGGCGCGCGCCTACAGCGGCTGCGAAGTGTGGCAGCAGGATTTCCTCCACCTCGACCTGCCGCCGGCCATGTTCGACGGCATCTTCGCCAACGCCGCCCTGTTCCACGTGCCCAGCGTGGTCCTGCCCAAGGTGCTGGGCGAGCTGTACGCCTCGCTGAAACCTGGCGGCGTGCTGTTTAGCTCCAATCCGCGCGGCCACAACGAGGAAGGCTGGAACGGCCCGCGCTACGGCAGCTATTACGATTTCGATACGTGGCAGCATCATCTGACCGCTGCAGGTTTTTCCCACGTGCATCATTACTACCGGCCCGCGGGCTTGCCGCGCGAACAGCAGCCGTGGCTGGCAAGCGTGTGGCGTAAGCCGGTAAGTTAA
- a CDS encoding CsbD family protein, translating to MNKDQVKGKAKDIGGKIQEEVGKVVGSNKQQAEGLAKQAEGKLQEKAGDAKEVIKDRGNR from the coding sequence ATGAACAAGGACCAGGTTAAAGGCAAGGCAAAAGACATCGGCGGCAAGATCCAGGAGGAAGTCGGCAAGGTTGTTGGCAGCAACAAGCAACAGGCCGAGGGACTGGCGAAGCAGGCTGAAGGAAAGCTGCAGGAAAAAGCCGGCGATGCGAAGGAAGTCATCAAGGATCGCGGCAATCGCTGA
- a CDS encoding M13 family metallopeptidase — MNIRWTPIKTAIVLAALAINPVHAQETKPAAMTVLPGDDFYNYVNGEWLAKTEIPADRAAWGATSVMSDETNARILKLIEAVPADPKASAESRKVAAFYNSYMDEAAIEAKGGAPLKPMLAKIDAIKDKAALQRALGASLRADVDPLNATNFFTENLFGVWIAQGLNDPAHNVPYILQGGLGMPDRAYYLTDNARMADLRAKYQQHIAAMLALAGYADSEARAAKVMALEMAIAKSHASREDSADIQKANNQWTLKDFSANAPGIDWPAFFKAAKLGDQGKFIVWHPSAVKGAAALVASTDLATWKDFLAFHQINHFAPNLSKAFVEQRFAFYGKALSGTPEQTLRWKRALAATSGALGEPVGHMYVDRYFPAEHKARVRQMATNIIAAFSKRIDKLDWMAPATRAQAHAKLDTLYVGIGFPDKWQSYAGLDVKQGDAFGNAVRAEEFRTAQQFGKLHKKVDRTEWAMSPHTINAVNMPMQNAINIPAGYLQAPYFDPKASDAQNYGAIGTTIGHEVSHSFDDQGAQFDAQGRLRDWWTKEDLAHFKAASAKLVAQYSAYKPFPDLAVNGQLTLSENLADLAGMGASYDAYRAAMDGKATVASDREFFIGNALKNRNKMREPAMRQRILSDGHSPSAYRAATARNLDAWYEAFDVKPGQGLYLAPADRVRVW, encoded by the coding sequence ATGAACATCCGCTGGACCCCAATCAAGACCGCCATCGTGCTCGCCGCGTTGGCAATCAACCCAGTACACGCGCAGGAGACTAAGCCCGCCGCCATGACCGTGCTGCCGGGCGACGACTTCTACAACTACGTCAACGGCGAATGGCTCGCCAAAACCGAGATCCCGGCCGACCGCGCGGCATGGGGCGCGACGTCCGTGATGTCGGACGAGACCAACGCGCGCATCCTGAAGCTGATCGAAGCGGTGCCCGCCGATCCCAAGGCCAGCGCCGAATCACGCAAGGTCGCCGCCTTCTACAACAGCTACATGGATGAAGCGGCGATCGAAGCGAAGGGCGGCGCGCCGCTCAAGCCAATGCTGGCGAAGATCGATGCCATCAAGGACAAGGCGGCCCTGCAGCGCGCGCTGGGCGCATCGCTGCGCGCCGACGTCGACCCGCTCAACGCCACCAACTTCTTCACCGAAAACCTGTTCGGCGTGTGGATCGCCCAGGGCCTGAACGACCCGGCCCACAACGTGCCCTACATCCTGCAGGGCGGCCTGGGCATGCCCGACCGCGCCTACTACCTGACCGACAACGCGCGCATGGCCGACCTGCGCGCCAAATACCAGCAGCACATCGCCGCGATGCTGGCGCTGGCCGGCTACGCCGACAGCGAAGCGCGCGCCGCGAAGGTGATGGCGCTGGAGATGGCGATCGCCAAATCGCACGCCAGCCGCGAAGACTCGGCCGACATCCAGAAGGCCAACAACCAGTGGACTTTGAAAGACTTCAGCGCCAACGCGCCGGGCATCGACTGGCCGGCGTTCTTCAAGGCCGCCAAACTCGGCGATCAAGGAAAATTCATCGTCTGGCATCCGTCCGCGGTGAAGGGCGCCGCTGCGCTGGTCGCCTCGACCGACCTGGCGACGTGGAAGGACTTCCTCGCCTTCCATCAGATCAACCACTTCGCGCCGAACCTGTCGAAGGCGTTTGTGGAGCAGCGCTTCGCCTTCTACGGCAAGGCGTTGTCCGGCACGCCGGAGCAGACCTTGCGCTGGAAGCGCGCGCTGGCGGCAACCAGCGGCGCGCTGGGCGAGCCGGTCGGCCACATGTACGTCGACCGCTACTTCCCGGCCGAGCACAAGGCCAGGGTGCGCCAGATGGCCACCAACATCATCGCCGCCTTCAGCAAGCGCATCGACAAGCTTGACTGGATGGCGCCGGCGACGCGCGCGCAGGCGCATGCCAAGCTCGATACGCTGTACGTCGGCATCGGCTTTCCGGACAAGTGGCAGTCGTACGCGGGCCTGGACGTGAAGCAGGGCGACGCCTTCGGCAACGCCGTGCGCGCCGAGGAGTTCCGCACCGCGCAGCAGTTCGGCAAGCTGCACAAGAAGGTCGACCGCACGGAGTGGGCGATGTCGCCGCACACCATCAACGCGGTCAACATGCCGATGCAGAACGCGATCAACATCCCGGCCGGTTACCTGCAGGCGCCGTACTTCGATCCGAAGGCGTCGGACGCGCAGAACTACGGCGCGATCGGCACCACCATCGGCCACGAAGTGAGCCACAGCTTCGACGACCAGGGCGCGCAGTTCGACGCGCAGGGCCGCCTGCGCGACTGGTGGACCAAGGAAGACCTGGCGCACTTCAAGGCGGCGTCGGCCAAGCTGGTGGCGCAGTATTCGGCCTACAAGCCTTTCCCGGATCTCGCGGTGAACGGCCAGCTGACGCTCAGCGAAAACCTGGCCGACCTTGCCGGCATGGGCGCGTCGTACGACGCCTACCGTGCGGCGATGGATGGCAAAGCGACGGTAGCGAGCGATCGCGAATTCTTCATCGGTAACGCGCTGAAGAACCGCAACAAGATGCGCGAACCGGCGATGCGCCAGCGCATCCTGTCGGACGGTCATTCGCCGTCGGCGTACCGCGCCGCCACCGCGCGCAATCTCGATGCTTGGTACGAGGCGTTCGACGTCAAGCCGGGGCAGGGCCTGTACCTGGCGCCGGCCGACCGCGTGCGCGTGTGGTAG
- a CDS encoding M1 family metallopeptidase — MRQFPAKRLATGVALAVAAFAAHAEAPYKFSATPGKLPKDVIPLQYAAHLVPNLADNTFLGSESVEIEVLSPTSTIMLNAVNIDIDAATLAGRDIGELKLAPQIDKEQETLSFHLSRPLAPGRYKLALKFRGTINREGRGMFHMQYKAGGVDKKMLATTMEPTDARRMLPTWDEPSFRATFKLTVDVPASFKAYSNTPVEKQEKLEGGLQRIWFGVTPKMPSYLVVLVAGELERLAGKQDGVDIGIVTTEGKLASAAYPLAVTRDVLRYYNNYFGVPYPLAKLDQIAIPGGINGAMENWGGIVYNESALLVDPKTTPDNVRQDTFRVNVHEVAHQWFGNLVTMAWWDNLWLNEGFASWMAAKATDHFHPEWRPFLDGQVNRESVMNQDARKTTHPIQTPVLNESQAASAFDGITYGKGQAFLRMLEAYLGEDQFRKGIRAYIAKHQYSNTTSADLWAALEKASGKPVEKLASDWTTQPGFPVVKVAQVCEGGKRKVTLSQEQFRLDEPAKEQRLWNVPVQVGTVGGKAYYTLLSGASTTVVQGGCDGALVVDPMSVGFFRVQYDQASFAALAAQVPKLPDTTRLKLQADAWGMVMADRMQLDSYLKLVSKYGDEPRLAVWDAILGNLTTLDNLALGEAERPLVRRFIIDLIAPKFAKMGWDEKAGETTEERQLRALMAGTLARAGDPAAIAEGQKRFARYLADPSSVSPSMIGFVLGVAGRYADAATYQAMAARVMQTESTEERNRLGSALAKAQDPALAAHTLQMALSPHLPAQATTWIVPSVAANEHIDQAWAFAVANRDALMKNQDSFGQNRAFGNIVYSSSNPAHADMLETYVKQHFGPEALVDAERVANGIRTRAALKARLWPQLRAALK; from the coding sequence ATGAGACAGTTTCCTGCCAAGCGACTGGCCACCGGCGTTGCGCTGGCCGTCGCCGCCTTCGCCGCCCACGCCGAAGCCCCCTACAAATTCAGCGCCACGCCCGGCAAGCTGCCGAAGGACGTGATTCCCCTGCAGTACGCCGCCCACCTGGTTCCCAACCTGGCCGACAACACTTTCCTCGGCTCGGAATCGGTCGAAATCGAGGTGCTCAGCCCGACGTCGACCATCATGCTCAACGCCGTCAACATCGACATCGACGCGGCGACGCTGGCCGGCAGGGACATCGGCGAGCTGAAACTGGCGCCGCAGATCGACAAGGAACAGGAGACTCTCAGCTTCCACCTCTCGCGTCCGCTGGCGCCGGGCCGCTACAAGCTGGCGCTGAAATTCCGCGGCACGATCAACCGCGAGGGGCGCGGCATGTTCCACATGCAGTACAAGGCCGGCGGCGTCGACAAGAAAATGCTGGCGACGACGATGGAGCCGACCGACGCGCGGCGCATGCTGCCGACCTGGGACGAGCCGTCGTTCCGCGCGACCTTCAAGCTGACGGTGGACGTGCCGGCCAGCTTCAAGGCCTACTCCAACACGCCGGTGGAAAAGCAGGAAAAGCTCGAAGGCGGCCTGCAGCGGATCTGGTTTGGCGTCACGCCGAAGATGCCGAGCTACCTGGTGGTGCTGGTCGCGGGCGAACTCGAACGCCTGGCCGGCAAGCAGGACGGCGTCGACATCGGCATCGTCACCACCGAGGGCAAGCTCGCCTCCGCGGCCTATCCGCTGGCCGTCACGCGCGACGTTCTGCGCTACTACAACAACTACTTCGGCGTGCCGTATCCGCTGGCGAAGCTCGACCAGATCGCTATCCCGGGCGGGATCAACGGCGCGATGGAGAACTGGGGCGGCATCGTGTACAACGAGTCGGCGCTGCTGGTCGATCCGAAGACCACGCCGGACAACGTCAGGCAGGACACCTTCCGCGTCAACGTGCACGAAGTGGCGCACCAGTGGTTCGGCAACCTCGTGACGATGGCCTGGTGGGACAACCTGTGGCTCAACGAAGGCTTCGCCTCGTGGATGGCGGCCAAGGCCACCGACCATTTCCATCCCGAGTGGCGGCCCTTCCTCGATGGCCAGGTCAACCGCGAGAGCGTCATGAACCAGGACGCGCGCAAGACAACGCACCCGATCCAGACGCCGGTCCTGAACGAGTCGCAGGCGGCCAGCGCCTTCGACGGCATCACCTACGGCAAGGGGCAGGCCTTCCTGCGCATGCTCGAGGCCTACCTCGGCGAAGACCAGTTCCGCAAGGGCATCCGCGCCTACATCGCCAAGCACCAGTACTCCAACACCACCAGCGCCGACCTGTGGGCCGCGCTGGAGAAGGCTTCCGGCAAACCGGTGGAGAAGCTGGCGTCCGACTGGACCACCCAGCCGGGCTTCCCGGTCGTAAAGGTGGCGCAGGTGTGCGAAGGCGGTAAGCGCAAGGTCACGCTGTCGCAGGAGCAGTTCCGCCTCGACGAGCCGGCCAAGGAGCAGCGCCTCTGGAACGTGCCGGTGCAGGTCGGCACCGTCGGCGGCAAGGCCTATTACACCTTGCTGTCGGGCGCCTCGACGACGGTGGTGCAGGGCGGCTGCGATGGCGCGCTGGTGGTGGACCCGATGAGCGTCGGCTTCTTCCGCGTGCAGTACGACCAGGCCTCGTTCGCCGCGCTGGCCGCGCAGGTTCCCAAGCTGCCCGACACCACGCGCCTGAAACTGCAGGCCGACGCCTGGGGCATGGTCATGGCCGACCGCATGCAGCTCGACAGCTACCTGAAGCTGGTGTCGAAGTACGGCGACGAGCCGCGCCTGGCGGTGTGGGATGCAATCCTCGGCAACCTGACCACGCTGGACAACCTCGCCTTGGGCGAAGCGGAGCGGCCGCTGGTGCGCCGCTTCATAATCGACCTGATCGCGCCGAAGTTCGCGAAGATGGGCTGGGACGAAAAAGCCGGCGAGACGACCGAGGAACGCCAGCTGCGTGCCCTGATGGCGGGCACCCTGGCGCGCGCCGGCGACCCGGCCGCCATCGCCGAAGGCCAGAAGCGCTTCGCGCGCTACCTGGCCGATCCGTCCAGCGTCAGCCCGTCGATGATCGGCTTCGTCCTGGGCGTGGCCGGCCGCTACGCCGACGCCGCAACCTACCAGGCAATGGCCGCGCGCGTGATGCAAACCGAGAGCACCGAAGAACGCAACCGCCTCGGCAGCGCGCTGGCCAAGGCGCAGGATCCGGCGCTCGCCGCGCACACCTTGCAGATGGCGCTTTCGCCGCATTTGCCGGCGCAGGCGACGACGTGGATCGTGCCGTCGGTCGCCGCCAACGAGCATATCGACCAGGCCTGGGCATTCGCCGTGGCCAACCGCGATGCGCTGATGAAGAACCAGGACTCGTTCGGACAAAACCGGGCGTTCGGCAATATCGTCTACAGCTCGTCGAATCCGGCGCACGCCGACATGCTGGAGACCTACGTGAAGCAGCACTTCGGGCCGGAGGCGCTGGTCGATGCGGAGCGCGTCGCCAACGGCATCCGCACTCGCGCCGCACTCAAGGCGCGCCTGTGGCCGCAGCTGCGCGCCGCATTGAAATAA
- a CDS encoding CsbD family protein, whose protein sequence is MNQDQVNGKLKDIGGKIQEEAGKLVGSADQQAKGLANQVEGKTQEKLGDAKEVIKDATN, encoded by the coding sequence ATGAACCAGGACCAAGTCAACGGCAAGCTCAAAGACATCGGCGGCAAGATTCAGGAAGAAGCGGGCAAGCTGGTCGGTAGCGCCGACCAGCAGGCAAAAGGCCTGGCCAATCAGGTCGAAGGCAAGACCCAGGAGAAGCTGGGCGATGCCAAGGAAGTGATCAAGGACGCGACCAACTAA
- a CDS encoding S9 family peptidase, translated as MRFSLCLIAALLAAPAFAERLTLDRIQADPALSGPGVRNLRVSPDGEHITFLRGREDNQFQLDLWEFNMKDKTTHRLVDSKLLVPNESISLEEKARRERARTASLSGILNYSWSPDGKQLLVPIAGDLYLVEAAHPEKARKVASGNVADPKISPKGRYVSFVRNQNLVVIDLTTGAEKQLTTDGQGTVHNGEAEFVAQEEMGQRTGYYWAPDDSAIAYKRFDEAQVPVARRFEIFADRTDVVEQRYPAAGDPNVVAELFIVSPTTGVQRKVDIGADKDIYLVRADWSADSKHLVYQRQTRDQKRLDLIAVDAATLAQRTLLTETSKTWVSIHDDLRFLKNQNAFLWSSERTGRNHLYLYDMNGKLLRAVSSGDWGIDAVQAVDEKTGRVFVASNRDNVVDKQIYALALDGSTANKPTRITKADGWHDAAFSRNGEVFVDTFSDPSTPPQVSIRRPDGSMVGWLEHNELNASHPYAKYKADLLPTEYGTLKANDGQALYYSMIKPANFDATKKYPVFLYTYGGPHAQQVQRKWDNQFYQYMAQQGFIVFRLDNRGSSRRERQFTDVIYKELGKHEVEDQVAGIDWLAKQSFVDAKRIGVFGWSYGGFMTLRLLSAASDKIAMGVAVAPVTDWSLYDTHYTEQFVGATPKSDPKAYENSGVFTHLDGLKSPLLLVHGMADDNVLFTNTTKLIDGLVNRNIKFDLMTYPGAKHGISSRAGQRHVYGTIEAFFKKHIGG; from the coding sequence ATGCGTTTTTCCCTTTGCCTTATTGCCGCACTGTTGGCCGCTCCCGCATTTGCCGAGCGCCTGACCCTGGACCGCATCCAAGCCGACCCGGCGCTGTCGGGACCGGGCGTGCGCAACCTGCGCGTGTCGCCAGACGGCGAACACATCACCTTCCTGCGCGGCCGCGAGGACAACCAGTTCCAGCTGGACCTGTGGGAATTCAACATGAAGGACAAGACCACGCACCGCCTGGTCGACTCGAAGCTGCTGGTCCCGAACGAATCGATTTCGCTGGAAGAAAAAGCCCGCCGCGAACGCGCGCGCACGGCCAGCCTGTCCGGCATCCTCAATTACAGCTGGTCGCCGGACGGCAAGCAGCTGCTGGTGCCGATCGCCGGCGACCTGTACCTGGTCGAGGCGGCCCATCCCGAGAAGGCGCGCAAGGTCGCCTCCGGCAACGTCGCCGATCCGAAGATCTCGCCGAAGGGCCGTTACGTATCGTTCGTGCGCAACCAGAACTTGGTGGTGATCGACCTGACCACGGGCGCCGAGAAGCAGCTCACCACCGACGGCCAGGGCACCGTGCATAACGGCGAAGCCGAATTCGTCGCGCAGGAAGAAATGGGCCAGCGCACCGGCTACTACTGGGCGCCGGACGATTCCGCGATCGCCTACAAGCGCTTCGACGAAGCCCAGGTGCCGGTGGCGCGCCGCTTCGAAATCTTCGCCGACCGCACCGACGTCGTCGAGCAGCGCTACCCTGCCGCCGGCGACCCGAACGTGGTCGCGGAACTGTTCATCGTGTCGCCGACGACGGGTGTGCAGCGCAAGGTCGATATCGGCGCCGACAAGGACATCTACCTGGTGCGCGCCGACTGGTCGGCCGACAGCAAGCACCTGGTCTACCAGCGCCAGACGCGCGACCAGAAGCGCCTCGACCTGATCGCCGTCGATGCCGCCACGCTGGCGCAGCGCACGCTGCTGACAGAAACCTCGAAGACCTGGGTCAGCATCCACGACGACCTGCGCTTCCTGAAAAACCAGAACGCGTTCCTGTGGTCGTCCGAGCGCACCGGCCGCAATCACCTCTACCTGTACGACATGAACGGCAAGCTGCTGCGCGCGGTGTCGAGCGGCGACTGGGGCATCGACGCCGTGCAGGCGGTCGATGAAAAGACCGGCCGCGTGTTCGTCGCATCGAACCGCGACAACGTCGTCGACAAGCAGATCTACGCGCTCGCGCTCGACGGCAGCACCGCCAACAAGCCGACCCGCATCACCAAGGCCGACGGCTGGCACGACGCGGCGTTCTCGCGCAACGGCGAAGTGTTCGTCGACACCTTCTCCGATCCATCGACGCCGCCGCAGGTGTCGATCCGCCGTCCGGACGGCTCGATGGTCGGCTGGCTCGAGCACAACGAACTCAATGCTTCCCACCCGTACGCCAAGTACAAGGCCGACCTGCTGCCGACCGAATACGGCACCCTGAAGGCGAACGACGGCCAGGCGCTGTACTACTCGATGATCAAGCCGGCGAACTTCGACGCGACGAAGAAGTATCCGGTGTTCCTGTACACCTACGGCGGCCCGCACGCGCAGCAGGTGCAGCGCAAGTGGGACAATCAGTTCTACCAGTACATGGCGCAGCAGGGCTTCATCGTGTTCCGCCTCGATAACCGGGGTTCCTCGCGCCGCGAGCGCCAGTTCACCGACGTGATCTACAAGGAGCTGGGCAAGCACGAAGTCGAAGACCAGGTCGCCGGCATCGACTGGCTGGCCAAGCAGTCGTTCGTCGATGCCAAGCGCATCGGCGTGTTCGGCTGGAGCTACGGCGGCTTCATGACCTTGCGCCTGCTGTCGGCGGCGTCGGACAAGATCGCGATGGGCGTGGCGGTGGCGCCGGTGACCGACTGGTCGCTGTACGACACCCACTACACCGAGCAGTTCGTCGGCGCGACGCCGAAGTCCGATCCGAAAGCGTACGAGAACAGCGGCGTGTTCACCCACCTGGACGGCCTGAAGTCGCCGCTGCTGCTGGTGCACGGCATGGCGGACGACAACGTCCTGTTCACCAACACGACGAAACTGATCGACGGACTGGTCAACCGCAACATCAAGTTCGACCTGATGACCTATCCGGGCGCCAAGCACGGCATCTCGTCGCGCGCCGGCCAGCGCCACGTGTACGGCACGATCGAAGCGTTCTTCAAGAAGCACATCGGAGGCTGA
- a CDS encoding M13 family metallopeptidase gives MNTSWTPIKTAVSLAICGAAFAFAPAFAQTAAQTAPAAKTANMAMLPGDDFFNFANREWLDKTEIPGDRSSWGAFQSIAEDTNQRIVKMFDAIETDKNATAEARKVATFYHTFMDEAAIEAKGAAPIKPMLAKIDAIKDKAGLTRALGASLRADVDPLNNTNFFTENVFGIWIAQGLTDTSRNMPYLLQGGLGMPDRAYYLDQNPKMADLRTKYQAYIAAMLKLAGYADSDARAAKIFALETAIAKTHATREDSADVLKGNNTWTMKDFAAKAPGIDWKAFFNAAGLKGQDKFIVWHPGAATGEAALMASTDLATWKDYLAFHQINHFAPNLSKAFVDQRFAFYGTALSGTPQQSVRWKRALAATNTALDQPVGHVYVEKNFPAEDKARIKQMVTNIIAAFSKRIEKLDWMAPATRAQAQEKLKTLYVGVGYPDKWDSYDALKVVKGDAFGNVVRGEDFHTKQELAKLHKKIDKTEWSMPPQLVNAVNMPLQNAIVFPAAILQPPFYDPKASDATNYGAIGTVIGHEISHSFDDQGAQFDAQGKLRDWWTKEDMEHFKKASGKLAAQYSAYKPFPDLAINGNLTLSENLADLAGLSAAYDAYRATLGGKATAEGDKQFFLGFAHSERSKIREAQLRRQVMTDGHAPSQYRAATVRNIDAWYDAFGVKQGQSLYLAPADRVRVW, from the coding sequence ATGAACACCAGCTGGACTCCAATCAAGACCGCCGTCAGCCTCGCCATTTGCGGCGCCGCCTTCGCGTTCGCGCCGGCGTTTGCGCAGACCGCGGCGCAGACCGCGCCTGCGGCAAAGACGGCCAACATGGCCATGCTGCCGGGCGACGACTTCTTCAACTTCGCCAACCGCGAGTGGCTCGACAAGACCGAGATTCCGGGGGACCGTAGCAGCTGGGGCGCGTTCCAGTCGATTGCGGAAGACACCAACCAACGCATCGTGAAGATGTTCGACGCCATCGAGACCGACAAGAACGCCACGGCCGAGGCACGCAAGGTCGCCACCTTCTATCACACCTTCATGGACGAAGCGGCGATCGAGGCAAAGGGCGCCGCGCCGATCAAGCCGATGCTGGCGAAGATCGACGCCATCAAGGACAAGGCCGGCCTGACGCGCGCGCTGGGCGCCTCGCTGCGCGCAGACGTGGACCCGCTCAACAACACCAACTTCTTCACCGAGAACGTGTTCGGCATCTGGATCGCCCAGGGCCTGACCGACACCTCGCGCAATATGCCTTACCTGCTGCAGGGCGGCCTGGGCATGCCGGACCGCGCCTACTACCTGGACCAGAACCCGAAAATGGCCGACCTGCGCACCAAGTACCAGGCCTATATCGCGGCGATGCTGAAGCTGGCCGGCTACGCCGACAGCGACGCGCGCGCCGCGAAGATCTTCGCGCTCGAGACGGCAATCGCCAAGACCCACGCCACGCGCGAGGATTCGGCCGACGTCCTGAAGGGTAACAACACCTGGACCATGAAGGACTTCGCCGCCAAGGCGCCGGGCATCGACTGGAAGGCATTCTTCAACGCCGCCGGCCTGAAAGGGCAGGACAAGTTCATCGTCTGGCACCCGGGCGCGGCCACCGGCGAAGCGGCCCTGATGGCCAGCACCGACCTGGCGACCTGGAAGGATTACCTCGCCTTCCACCAGATCAACCACTTCGCGCCGAACCTGTCTAAGGCCTTCGTCGACCAGCGCTTCGCGTTCTATGGCACGGCGTTGTCGGGCACACCGCAGCAGTCGGTGCGCTGGAAGCGCGCGCTGGCGGCCACCAACACCGCGCTGGACCAGCCGGTCGGCCATGTCTACGTCGAGAAGAACTTCCCGGCCGAAGACAAGGCGCGCATCAAGCAGATGGTCACCAACATCATCGCCGCCTTCAGCAAGCGCATCGAAAAGCTCGACTGGATGGCGCCGGCCACCCGCGCGCAGGCGCAGGAAAAGCTCAAGACGCTGTATGTCGGCGTCGGCTATCCGGACAAGTGGGATTCGTATGACGCGCTGAAAGTGGTCAAGGGCGACGCCTTCGGCAACGTGGTGCGCGGCGAAGACTTCCACACGAAGCAGGAGCTGGCCAAGCTGCACAAGAAGATCGACAAGACCGAATGGTCGATGCCGCCGCAGTTGGTCAACGCTGTCAACATGCCGCTGCAGAACGCGATCGTGTTCCCGGCCGCGATCCTGCAGCCGCCGTTCTATGATCCGAAGGCGTCCGACGCGACCAACTACGGCGCCATCGGCACCGTGATCGGCCACGAAATCAGCCACAGCTTCGACGACCAGGGCGCCCAGTTCGACGCCCAGGGCAAGCTGCGCGACTGGTGGACCAAGGAGGACATGGAGCACTTCAAGAAGGCCTCGGGCAAGCTGGCGGCGCAGTATTCGGCCTACAAGCCTTTCCCCGACCTGGCCATCAACGGCAACCTGACCTTGAGCGAGAACCTGGCCGACCTGGCCGGCCTGTCCGCGGCGTATGACGCCTACCGCGCCACGCTGGGCGGCAAGGCGACTGCGGAAGGCGACAAGCAGTTCTTCCTCGGCTTCGCGCACAGCGAGCGCAGCAAGATCCGCGAAGCGCAGCTGCGCCGCCAGGTCATGACCGACGGCCACGCGCCATCGCAGTACCGCGCCGCGACCGTGCGCAACATCGACGCGTGGTACGACGCGTTTGGCGTCAAGCAGGGCCAGTCGTTGTACCTGGCGCCGGCTGATCGCGTGCGCGTCTGGTAA